One stretch of Daphnia pulicaria isolate SC F1-1A chromosome 8, SC_F0-13Bv2, whole genome shotgun sequence DNA includes these proteins:
- the LOC124312659 gene encoding uncharacterized protein LOC124312659, with the protein MEKACGNAACSNTFSSSNNRKKFCSAACYPSVIATAAAKRLGRGQKSVIPAPAASLPAAPPIYTESPSSSPAARSLDTSWAPSPSGHSTRTATTPGRSLTNAATFIRCRSTACCNYFSRTSRSRQYCSLPCRPSSSSRQSAAAPAISPTRTVASAPSTTPLSPALAQLVADETSDRNLALGASVDSWSPPPERRPPATVTEGRQHRMRSSSTHGATNNSPQASSTIAPTLLSVSQAATPALPANHDLNGDESEHSDVPPSPFNLAHLPAAPPPVNFIGVDVASPTISLATNAAADSSLMRVASQPTHTLDAPASPAFSVEDDDSEEEGDVSRSTLFYNEWAPLILGCSSREELDTVADNCASAWHRLTLKADPSAPSRSDAPVSLQRPDASLHPRRRSQNRQQQRIRRKTNAKRWEAASKLQSLFKRYPRRAVRKVLGESSEGYSGTLDSATQYLRGAYEQCRPDPSAIIEARRTYDNCHWAHPSEEESSCLASPPSRQEIAWKLKRASNTAPGADGVEYKDILRLDPDGRLLEVLYSAVWRLGVPSSWKSARTIPVYKKGATDDYGNFRPISLLSTLYKLFSSSIASRLTTVAANNSWLSLEQKGFLPGVHGIQEHTMLLECAIEEAKQKKRNLTICWLDLANAFGSLPHDFLFELFHSLPLPVVLREILIDIYSGNVFQFVVGKDLVAIHPTSGVRQGDGLSSIIFNLAAEPLLRCAKGPLNDGFLLFCSYLKATAYADDISLVGSCPADLQPTLDAMLVVAAALGLRFNAGKCCSLIICKGKANPAASLHIRGVAVRSLDEGEHEDYLGVPMGTRLTFRPASSLPGKLTLVADSDLAPWQKLEVFRAHLLPSLSHHLATGRVQRGFLDEIDSRCAEFLRHIANVPHTAHSAFLFADRRAGGLGASQLKMDADVWIIARAAQLLDSQDPVVRLSARSQLEQHISKGLGSSCVTPLPFSDYLSGSTRGGLYDARFYRCGPNTWSRTRKAARRLNVRIDVSGDESSTKVVADDVSCSSAKAVRGLRSAIRARWTASLASAPHQGRVAQGLLLDSSNDMARLTSSRTSLSFDEWKLIHQSRLGILPLLGAPGIAPPDRRCRRCKVDIETTAHVTSHCRVNLPSIGRRHDVVLEEIVSIIRKAGHTVRVNQVFRDTSLRPDIVVLSTTPPTIIDLTIPFDAPESLAAGYDRKVEKYSQLGPTLPFVIGALGSWLPSNNSIASALGIGPGAWTALRRKCRLLAIRGSIKIISDHIRRNDRPAPTDSTP; encoded by the coding sequence ATGGAAAAAGCTTGCGGGAATGCGGCATGCTCCAACACTTTCTCCAGCTCCAACAACAGGAAGAAATTCTGCTCGGCTGCCTGCTACCCTTCAGTCATCGCTACGGCAGCTGCCAAGCGTCTGGGCCGTGGCCAGAAATCAGTCATTCCAGCTCCTGCCGCTAGCCTACCAGCTGCCCCACCAATCTACACTGAGTCTCCTTCCAGCTCTCCAGCTGCCAGAAGCCTCGACACATCTTGGGCTCCATCTCCGTCCGGCCACTCGACCCGTACTGCTACTACTCCTGGCCGCTCATTGACGAATGCCGCGACTTTCATCCGCTGTCGGAGCACAGCCTGCTGCAACTACTTTTCTCGAACCTCACGTAGCCGCCAGTACTGTTCGCTCCCATGCCGTCCATCTAGTTCCTCCAGGCAATCGGCAGCTGCGCCGGCTATCTCACCAACTCGGACAGTCGCTTCGGCTCCTAGCACCACTCCGCTCTCACCTGCTCTTGCTCAGCTGGTGGCTGATGAGACCTCGGATAGAAACCTTGCTTTAGGGGCCAGCGTTGACTCCTGGTCCCCACCACCGGAACGTCGCCCGCCGGCAACGGTGACCGAGGGCCGTCAGCATAGGATGAGAAGCAGTAGCACACATGGCGCCACCAACAACTCGCCTCAAGCCTCATCAACCATTGCTCCTACTCTGCTCTCGGTCTCACAAGCCGCCACTCCTGCTCTTCCAGCCAATCACGACCTCAACGGCGATGAGAGTGAACACTCTGACGTCCCACCATCTCCATTCAACCTCGCCCATCTGCCGGCCGCTCCACCTCCGGTTAATTTTATTGGCGTGGATGTGGCTTCGCCTACCATCTCACTGGCAACCAACGCCGCGGCAGATTCGTCTCTCATGCGTGTTGCATCCCAGCCCACGCATACGTTAGATGCTCCGGCATCTCCGGCTTTTTCTGTTGAAGATGACGACTCTGAGGAAGAAGGCGACGTCTCTCGCTCAACTCTCTTTTACAACGAATGGGCCCCACTGATTCTTGGCTGTTCTTCTAGGGAGGAGCTTGACACCGTTGCCGACAACTGCGCCTCTGCGTGGCACAGGCTCACCCTTAAGGCCGATCCATCTGCGCCTTCTCGCTCAGATGCGCCAGTGTCCTTGCAGCGGCCTGATGCCAGCCTCCATCCAAGGAGGCGAAGCCAGAACAGACAGCAACAGCGCATCCGGAGGAAGACCAATGCCAAGCGGTGGGAGGCGGCCAGCAAACTACAGTCACTCTTCAAGCGATACCCCAGGCGGGCCGTTCGCAAGGTCCTTGGCGAATCATCGGAAGGCTACTCGGGCACTCTCGACTCGGCCACCCAGTACCTAAGAGGGGCCTACGAACAGTGTCGCCCTGATCCTAGCGCTATAATTGAAGCAAGGCGCACCTACGACAATTGCCACTGGGCTCATCCATCTGAGGAGGAGTCTTCCTGCCTAGCCAGCCCACCTTCCAGACAAGAGATAGCGTGGAAATTGAAGAGAGCGTCGAACACCGCCCCAGGAGCCGATGGAGTTGAGTATAAGGATATTCTCCGCCTGGATCCTGATGGCCGACTACTTGAAGTTCTCTACAGCGCAGTGTGGCGACTGGGTGTCCCATCATCTTGGAAGTCAGCTCGCACCATCCCGGTGTACAAAAAAGGGGCGACAGATGACTACGGCAACTTCCGTCCAATCTCTCTCCTCTCCACATTGTACAAGCTCTTCTCCAGTTCCATTGCATCCAGGCTTACGACAGTGGCGGCTAACAACTCTTGGCTGTCGTTGGAGCAAAAAGGATTTCTCCCGGGCGTGCACGGGATACAGGAGCACACTATGCTCCTTGAGTGTGCCATCGAGGAGGCCAAACAGAAAAAGCGCAACCTTACGATCTGCTGGCTTGATTTGGCCAATGCTTTTGGGTCCCTCCCTCACGATTTTCTCTTCGAGCTATTTCACAGCCTTCCTCTTCCAGTGGTACTCAGAGAAATCCTTATTGACATTTACTCCGGCAATGTATTCCAGTTCGTCGTCGGAAAGGATCTCGTCGCCATCCACCCCACGTCTGGCGTTCGCCAGGGAGACGGCCTTAGCTCCATAATTTTTAACCTTGCAGCCGAGCCTCTCTTACGTTGCGCCAAGGGTCCACTAAACGACGGCTTCCTACTTTTCTGCTCCTACCTCAAAGCCACTGCATATGCGGACGACATTTCATTGGTCGGCTCTTGCCCTGCCGACCTCCAACCAACTCTGGATGCCATGCTGGTGGTCGCGGCTGCTCTTGGCCTCCGTTTCAACGCGGGGAAGTGCTGCTCTCTCATCATCTGCAAAGGAAAGGCCAATCCTGCTGCAAGCCTGCACATTCGTGGAGTGGCGGTTCGATCTCTTGACGAGGGAGAGCATGAGGACTATCTTGGCGTCCCTATGGGCACTCGCTTGACATTCCGCCCGGCTTCTTCTCTGCCTGGCAAGCTCACCTTGGTTGCCGACTCCGACCTGGCCCCCTGGCAAAAGTTGGAGGTTTTCCGCGCCCACCTGCTGCCCTCGCTGTCTCACCATCTCGCTACCGGCCGCGTCCAGCGAGGCTTCCTTGACGAGATCGACTCGCGTTGCGCTGAATTTCTCCGCCACATTGCCAATGTACCTCACACTGCTCACTCGGCTTTTCTCTTTGCTGACAGGCGGGCGGGTGGACTCGGAGCTTCCCAGCTCAAGATGGATGCGGACGTCTGGATCATCGCGCGAGCCGCCCAGCTACTGGACAGTCAGGACCCGGTCGTCCGCCTTTCTGCCCGCTCCCAACTGGAACAGCACATCTCGAAGGGTCTTGGGAGCTCATGCGTTACACCTCTCCCCTTCTCGGACTACCTATCTGGCTCTACACGGGGGGGTCTTTACGACGCCCGTTTCTACAGGTGCGGCCCTAACACCTGGTCGAGGACTAGGAAGGCGGCCCGAAGACTGAATGTCAGGATCGACGTATCCGGCGACGAATCGTCCACTAAAGTGGTTGCCGACGACGTCTCCTGCTCCTCAGCCAAAGCCGTCCGGGGCCTCCGCTCGGCCATTCGGGCCCGCTGGACTGCCTCACTTGCCAGTGCGCCACATCAGGGAAGAGTCGCCCAGGGCCTCCTGCTGGATTCGTCCAACGATATGGCGAGACTCACCTCCAGCCGcacttctctctccttcgatGAGTGGAAGCTCATACACCAGAGCCGGCTTGGCATCCTCCCTCTTCTGGGCGCCCCTGGTATTGCTCCACCCGACCGTAGATGCCGTCGCTGCAAGGTGGACATTGAGACTACTGCTCACGTCACCAGCCACTGTCGCGTCAACTTACCTTCCATCGGACGACGTCACGACGTAGTGCTGGAAGAAATTGTAAGCATCATCCGGAAGGCGGGGCACACGGTCCGGGTCAATCAGGTATTCCGCGACACATCCCTCCGACCAGACATTGTCGTCCTCTCCACCACGCCGCCTACCATAATCGACTTAACCATACCCTTCGACGCCCCTGAATCCCTTGCAGCTGGCTACGACCGCAAAGTTGAGAAATATAGTCAACTCGGGCCAACCCTTCCATTCGTGATTGGGGCTCTTGGCTCGTGGCTTCCGTCCAACAACTCCATCGCCAGTGCCCTGGGCATCGGTCCAGGTGCCTGGACTGCCCTACGTCGCAAGTGTCGCCTCCTGGCTATCCGAGGGTCCATCAAAATCATCTCTGATCACATCCGCCGTAATGATCGACCTGCCCCCACCGACTCTACACCATAA